The DNA region ggacTTGGAGTAGTTTTTACTCAAAACTTATGGCTGTGATAGATTCAGCACCCCTAAAACCCCTAAGTTAGACATctcaaaagctaatattggtcaacaaaatgttttcattattttagCCCAGTCCCTCTGGGCACCCCCCCAAGCCTGATGGGCTCTCAGGTGTTTCCCGAGGGATTTGGCCGTGGATAAATTGGGAGGTGTTACTAGACACCTATAGgaacacatagtaaaaaaagctattggtaaGACTTTTTTTTGCAGATGGCAGAAAAAAAGTCTAACTTTCCCTAactaagagtgacatgacactgtcatgaacgtgtcataaacaagtcataaacgtttatgacacaacgcttctgttattaagtgacattcggtttttgtcacaacaagttagggttaggattatggttagggttagaattcatgtgtcatgacagtgtcatgtcactcttatgtcgatactgtcaagtaaagtgtgacAGGATATTTTCACACCCTGAGGCTTTTTCATAGGAGAGACAGTGGAAGAGGCAGGTTGGTCAGCAGAGAGGCAGACTCCACTACTGTGTTCTCCTGTGTACTCCTGTCCATTCTGTACATTCTGACAGGACCTGAAAGGAATGTACATACAGTGGTGTTAAAAAGTGTTTGCCCCTTCctgattcctttttttttttgcatgtttgtcACACTTAAGATCATCAAACAAATGTAAATATTAGTCAAAGATGAaacacaaaatgcagtttttaaaTGAAGGTTGCTATTATTAAGGAAAAACAAAATCCAAACCTACATGGCCCTGTGATTGCCCCCTAAACCTAATAACTGGTTGGGCCACCCTTAGCAGCAACAACTGCAATCAAGTGTTTGTGATAACTTGCAATGAGTCTTTTACATTGCTGTGGAGGAATTTTGGCCCACTCATCTTTGCAAAATTGTTGTAATTCAGCCGCATTGGAGGgttttcaagtcaagtcaagtcaagtcaagtcaggaCTAGGCCACTCCAAagtctttattttgtttttcttcagccATTCAGAGGTGGACTTGCTGgtgtgttttggatcattgtcctgctgcaGAACCCAAGTTCGCTTCAGCTTGAGGTCACAAACAGGTGGCCGGATATCCCCCTTCAGGATTTTTTGGTAGACAGCAGAATTAATGGttccatttatcacagcaagaCTTCCAGGTCCTGAAGCTGCAAAACAGCCACAGACCatcacactaccaccaccatatTTTACTGTTGGTATGATGTTCTATTTCTGAAATGCGGTGCCAATTTTATGCCAGATGTAATGGGACACATACCTTCCAAAAAGTTCAACTTTTGTCTGGTCAGTCCACAGAATATCATCCAAAAAGTCTTGGGGGTCATTAAGATGTTGTTTTGCAAATGTGAGATAAGCCTTTGTGTTCTTTTTGGTCAGCAGTGGTTTTCGCCTTGCAACTCTTACATAGATGCCATTTTTGCCCAGTCTCTTTCTTATTGTAGAATCATGAACATTGACCTTAACTACGGCAAGTGAGGCCTGCAGCTCTTTAGATATTAGTCTGGGTTCTTTTGTGACCTCCTGGATGAGTCGTTGATGTCTTTTGGAGGAATTGTGGTAGGCCACCCACTCCTGAGAAAGTTCACCACTGTTCcaatttttctttatttgtagATAATGGCTCTCACATTGGTTCGATGGTGTCCCAGAGCCTTAGAAATGGCTTTGTAGCCCTTTCCAGACTGATAGATGTCAATGACTTTGATTCTCATCTGTTCTTGAATTTCTTTAGATCGCAGCATCATGTGCTGCttttgattagattagattagattataagattcaactttattgtcattgtgcagagtagttggtgcatagacaggacaaaagacatagtgcagtgtagacagtagtatacagttgttttcagaaggtggtttaaagtagtaaaaattaaatataagtatgtgcagtgtattagcagtaacttTAATTAAATAAAGTTTAATTGCCAGACAGGTTCTATTTAAGTGATGTATATTCAACAGGGTTGGCAGTAATCATACCTGGGTGTGTCTAGTGAAGTTGAACCAAATTGTCAATTAAATTTGGTCAATTAGTTAATTTGTAACTAAGGGGGCAATTACATTTTCACATGGGTCTAGATGGGGTTGGATAGCTTTTTTCTGTCAATAAATGAAATCATCATTTAAAAACTGCATTTCATGTTAACTCTGGTTATCATTGTCTAATATTAAAATTAGTTTGATTATCTGAAACATTTTAGTGTGACAAATATGCAAAAATAGACTTTTTTCACACCACTGTATGTATGTCTGACCCATagatatatacagtctatggtctgaCCTGATATTTTCAACAGTAGTGTCATTGTACATTCCTTACGACTACATAATGGAGTGACCATGTGACAGCCAGCTCTGCAGCCGCACATAGAAAcgcagcacccacacacacccacaacatAGCCCACATGCTCTAATTAGTCTatatgcatcacacacacacaacattaataTAGGCTATACATGAGTTCGTTTCTGTTAGTACACAGTTAAAATATATTCATATCCTCAATAACATCTTAATTTCccaatgaataaaaaaaaaaaaaaaaaacaacaaatggtCAGTAATGATAATAAAATAGTATGCATGGAAACTCATTAAATTCCtggccccagcagtggcgcgactggctggggcacctgcaccgtgcGCCGGCGACCTGGGTTCAGTTCCCGctccgtggtcctttccggatcccaccctgactctctctccctcttgcttcCTGTCGATCTCCGCTGTCCtatctaattaaaggcataaaaagcccaaaaaatatacttaaaaaaaaaaagaaacttaaaaaaaaaaaagtattttcctCTGACCTTGTTGAAGACACTTTGTGGTGTTTCATCCTCATCTTCAGAGGGACAGACTGCTGTCTTGCTGTCTTCAAGCCCCCTTGACCTGGAGTCTTCTCTGCCTGTTTGTTCAAGTCTCCATCCTGCAGACCTGAGAAAGACAAGATGTCACTTTTTTCACCATACATTTATTTCAAAGAACAAAAACgaacaaatatattttaaagcGTTGAACAGTTTATGATACCTTATCATGGCAGGCTCGCCTTACACCCTGTGGCTTCTTCCAAACATGGTGACTCTGGCATGTGACCAGAAGAGGCAGGCTGCACTCCTTCTGTCCTCCGCCTCAAGGCCCTTAATCAGACCATCACTGGAGGCCTTCCCTACCTGTTCCACTCCAAAATCCTCCACAGAGGCCACCTATGAATAGAGTACTGCTGGTCATTTTAGAGTCATTTGATTCTTTGATCTTTTGTACAAAATTAACAGCGAAATGCATCTGAAAAAAAGATGAGATTCTTGCCACCTTATCAATAGAGGATTTATTCTCATGCTGTGTGGTCTTTCCACAGCATAATGGCTCGGTGGGGTAGAGGAGGCCGGTCCAAATGACGTAAAAGGAGGTGGGGGACCACAGGTAGTGGAtattcttcctcctccctcaccaAATCTTTCTGCACTTAAGAGACCTGCCAGTAAAGTACATGTTGCATGGGAGGACTTGTGACCTTATGTTAAACAATGTACATTACACCATACAATAGTTTACAGGATGTTCGCATACCTTGGAATTACAGGGAAacttcatatactgtatgttttcccTAATGGAATGGCGGGTGGGCTGAGGAGGCAacatcttccatagcctacctttaggcaaagtccttttaggcaagtccctccactcagcgaccatttgacaacgctttttgggcactcgtcgggcatccatttcggcagaaatgcgcgtgcccaaggcttcacgacaccaatcttgctccagcggcgagatcacaacacattggcacgatgtcttcacaacacaccatattattggctcaatgtattcacatcacaccacatgattggctcaactattcacatgtcgacgttttgccgaggaaggggtgggatatgtgtagaccagtggttcttaactggtctggctttgggacccacaatttcccatgttaaTTTagcccatttcttttttttttagtgttcaaGCCAACAGATAAGGTgagctaggctactgtacatgGACACGCAAagtgcctataggcctacttgtttagaacatgctgatgtttggcattacatttgtgaagtcttcaggATATAAGATAGTACTGTAGATCTGACAAAGTAGCACTTAAAATGggtgattatttatttttttacccaCAAGCTCCGCGTACAACCCACCCAGAATGGTtccgcgacccacttttgggtcccgacccaccagttaagaaacactggtgtagacaacggccatattggcgtgacaaactagccctatgcatttctatggagtattttttgagtgctgtgtctccacattagaaagtctctgctttaGGCCATACCTGGGTTGTTGAGGGATTTGACCGGAACTGGATAACAACAGAAGGGTCTGGTATATTACTGTTGGCCTTATCATAATCATGAACCACAGTCAGTCACTAATTCCGACTATACATCGAAACGACCACCTTTCTCAACTTCTGAATCAATTTCCTTTGTTATTacaaactacatttcccatgaagACGAGCAGACTTGACAGGAAGCCCCCATACTACTCCGGTTCCTGTGGCCGGCGTCAAGGGCACAGTGAAGTTATTACACGTGTGGACGTAAGGGtagtgctcgtgtgtgtgtcaaattttAACATGGACGGCTTTGGATCAGATTTTTCATCTGGTGCTGGTTCTGGTAAAATGGATACCGGTACCATTATGGAACAAGTGAAAGTACAGATTGCAGTGGCTAATGCACAAGAGCTCTTGCAGGTAATGTACCCATCTAGCTAGCTTGAATTAGCTTTCCTTTACAGTGCATAACTAGCCTGCTATTTCAAAACTAACGTTATATAGCATTCTGAGCTACACAGATTACATACATGAAGTCCAAGTTATAACTGGTCGTTTTGATGTATGGTCGGAATTAGTGACTGGCTGATTAATTCACAGAACTTAATTTTGTTTGAAGCCAGCaccgttagctagctagctgagttGCTAGCTGTTATTGACATGCTAGCTGACATTGGGTTacatcaaagatccttgattactagctccgctttaaccctctctggttacATTGTGTTCATTATGTTACATTGTGTTCTGGATTGCTACTACTATTGTGTCTACGTAGCCTACAGTAACGCTACTGTGCCGCGACTTGATAGGTGTTTATGCAAGATCATTGAATGTTATCGGGTAATAGGAATTATTAGAATGGCTATCGTTCTCAAGTCAGTGAGGAGTACTACTTGCACCTGGGCAGGCGTACACCTGAGTTTCAGAAATGTCTAATGTCACACATGCTGTAAACTGAGGAGACTGAAGAATCTATGCTACAAATGACGTTGAtggttgacattttttttttatattccaGAGAATGACAGACAAGTGCTTCAAGAAATGCATAGGCAAACCTGGTGGGACTTTGGATAATTCAGAACAGGTAATGTTACAATACATTTCTGTAAAGTTAAAAGATGTATTATGTTCTCATAGCTAGAAAAGACCCATCCTTTTCTATTATTATGTATTATCTTGcaaactcacacagcctttaAATGAATCGATTTCCATTTGGCCCATGATTGTTCCAGCATAACTTACTGTTAAAGGAATTGTTGATTCTATTATTCCTGTCTGATTTGATGTTAGTAACTCCTTTACTTTTAACAAACCTGTGATCGGTCTTATGCTGTAAATATACAGTTAATTTACTTCAGTTGATTTACTAAAGTACTATTGTTTATTTAAGTTGAATTATAAAAGTATTATTAAAGTGTTTAGACATAGTAGCTCCTTCGCCATTTAATGTTATGCAATATGTGTGCTTTGTGAGTAAATAATTGTGcaaataaaatgaataatgCAAACAGTGAAACTTAAAAAAATTCTTTCCCTACTTATGGCAGAAATGTATAGCCATGTGCATGGACCGATACATGGATGCATGGAACACGGTATCCCGGACCTATAACTCCAGACTACAGAAGGAAAGGGCACGCATGTGAAGGTCATCCACCAGGCCCCAGTCAGCCAAAATCTCAGTCTTGCCAAACCTGTGGGTGAAGATGCCTGGGCTGCAGGTGCTAAATGACTTGCCATTGTCACATTGGACCAGAATCTGAAATAGAAAACATCGAAGGATGGATGGAGAATGCAGATCTTAGTCATAAAAGTTTgccagtgcccccccccccccccccaagaaaaaagaaaaaaaactgcatgTCTTTCAGACACAATTCTGAAATCACCTCTTATATCCATCTGTTTAGCCCTGTGCACTGATCCCATTTCTAATATGGATTTCCATGTGCCTATTCATTTATATCACCACTGATTGTGTTGCAGGTGCAACTCCTCTCCCCAAGGGCGCTTGACGAGCTCACCTTACCTCCTGTATTCAGAAACCGGCTCTCATTTACACTGAAGTTATTTAGGAACAACTTTGTTTCCATAACTGTGTCTACTGAACAGGTCAACGCCATGATACCTTTGTAGAACAAACTCTTATTGTCAGACTCGTTTCCTCCCTCTGTCACAGTATCTGCCCACCACAGTAGTGGGTCTGTTTGAAAACACTACTGTACCCACAGGCTCTGGCTGGCTTTGTCTATGTCCAAGTCAGATTTCTGGGAACCTCTCGCCCCCATTCATCTCTGTGGGATTGTGGGGACAGAAATGGCGTGTGAATTGTGACACATGGATGCTCAGAGGATCTGGTCTGATTTTGTAAATCCTCAAGGTGGCAATATCTAACAATGTGATGTGCATCTGTATATTAATTGTTGTATGAGCCTGTATATGGACTGAAGTTTCTTAGTTGTGGaaatagtaaaataaaaaaatctatttacACAGGTCTCAGTAAATGCAGTCTGTCTGGTTGAATTTGCAAGATAATTATTTCTGCAGATCACAgacttatgttttttttttaacatgtctGTTGAAAATTGTTGAGAATGAATGAAAATATGTTATTAGTAGTGTTGTAAGCTGAGCAATAAGATGTAATGCCATAGTTTAATAAATAACATTTTCATTACAAACATTCTAATTTTGAATCATCAAATACCAACAGTGATGGTTATTATGAGAGCACCACACAAATCCCTAAGGTTTCTACATCCCAAGTATCAAATCTGATGTTGTATTGATATAGATGCTTTATACACAGAGTGGATCATGTTTCAAACAACTCACTTTATACATTATGTAGAGGTAATAAATAAGAGATGCTTGACAGTATAGTAGATGCTCTGTGACTGCATTACAACCAGGCAAAAACATTTAATTCACAGAAGTCTGAACAAATTCAGTGAATGAGCTAAATAAGAAATTCTCACAGTATAATGGCAGTTTGTAATCCTGTAGTGTATTTTCTAATGCATCCTTAAAATGGAAGATATTTTGATATCCATTCC from Alosa alosa isolate M-15738 ecotype Scorff River chromosome 9, AALO_Geno_1.1, whole genome shotgun sequence includes:
- the timm13 gene encoding mitochondrial import inner membrane translocase subunit Tim13, translating into MDGFGSDFSSGAGSGKMDTGTIMEQVKVQIAVANAQELLQRMTDKCFKKCIGKPGGTLDNSEQKCIAMCMDRYMDAWNTVSRTYNSRLQKERARM